A single window of Haliotis asinina isolate JCU_RB_2024 chromosome 5, JCU_Hal_asi_v2, whole genome shotgun sequence DNA harbors:
- the LOC137285097 gene encoding class A basic helix-loop-helix protein 15-like isoform X2: MRSRAEEMSRNIELGMSDDLASEDSLWGITSLKNQDFDMRKRGTKRDNPSSPSDSGSSTNEEIAEKKPRNTRKAARRKKGVSARERNLRRLESNERERMRMHSLNDAFGELREVIPHVRLDRKLSKIETLTLAKNYIKALTNVICEMRGENRPFTFEETGVESKFNDLEYEDEDDNMNSVNNTSGKTRSCNELDTEPMQGLDVDVSDNGNSHELQEDDELESVHFPVTQV, from the coding sequence ATGCGTTCTCGAGCGGAGGAAATGAGTAGGAACATAGAATTAGGCATGTCCGACGATCTAGCGAGTGAAGATTCTCTTTGGGGCATAACCAGCTTAAAGAACCAGGACTTTGACATGCGCAAACGTGGCACAAAGAGAGACAACCCCAGTTCGCCCTCAGATTCCGGAAGTTCTACAAATGAGGAGATAGCGGAGAAGAAGCCGAGGAACACACGCAAAGCAGCGCGGAGGAAAAAGGGAGTGAGTGCCCGTGAAAGAAACCTGCGCCGTCTTGAGAGCAATGAACGGGAACGGATGAGGATGCACAGTCTCAATGACGCATTCGGGGAACTCCGAGAGGTCATTCCCCACGTCCGTCTTGACCGGAAACTGTCAAAAATTGAAACGCTGACTTTAGCGAAGAATTACATCAAGGCTCTTACTAATGTGATTTGTGAAATGCGTGGAGAAAATCGCCCGTTCACATTCGAGGAGACGGGGGTTGAGAGTAAGTTTAATGATCTTGAGTATGAGGATGAAGACGACAACATGAATAGTGTAAACAATACATCCGGTAAAACTCGGTCATGTAACGAGCTGGACACTGAGCCCATGCAGGGTCTGGATGTTGACGTCTCAGACAATGGCAATTCGCATGAACTACAGGAAGACGATGAACTAGAGAGCGTCCACTTTCCTGTCACACAAGTTTAA
- the LOC137285097 gene encoding class A basic helix-loop-helix protein 15-like isoform X1: MYNWTSRSALHIVMRSRAEEMSRNIELGMSDDLASEDSLWGITSLKNQDFDMRKRGTKRDNPSSPSDSGSSTNEEIAEKKPRNTRKAARRKKGVSARERNLRRLESNERERMRMHSLNDAFGELREVIPHVRLDRKLSKIETLTLAKNYIKALTNVICEMRGENRPFTFEETGVESKFNDLEYEDEDDNMNSVNNTSGKTRSCNELDTEPMQGLDVDVSDNGNSHELQEDDELESVHFPVTQV; encoded by the coding sequence GTTATGCGTTCTCGAGCGGAGGAAATGAGTAGGAACATAGAATTAGGCATGTCCGACGATCTAGCGAGTGAAGATTCTCTTTGGGGCATAACCAGCTTAAAGAACCAGGACTTTGACATGCGCAAACGTGGCACAAAGAGAGACAACCCCAGTTCGCCCTCAGATTCCGGAAGTTCTACAAATGAGGAGATAGCGGAGAAGAAGCCGAGGAACACACGCAAAGCAGCGCGGAGGAAAAAGGGAGTGAGTGCCCGTGAAAGAAACCTGCGCCGTCTTGAGAGCAATGAACGGGAACGGATGAGGATGCACAGTCTCAATGACGCATTCGGGGAACTCCGAGAGGTCATTCCCCACGTCCGTCTTGACCGGAAACTGTCAAAAATTGAAACGCTGACTTTAGCGAAGAATTACATCAAGGCTCTTACTAATGTGATTTGTGAAATGCGTGGAGAAAATCGCCCGTTCACATTCGAGGAGACGGGGGTTGAGAGTAAGTTTAATGATCTTGAGTATGAGGATGAAGACGACAACATGAATAGTGTAAACAATACATCCGGTAAAACTCGGTCATGTAACGAGCTGGACACTGAGCCCATGCAGGGTCTGGATGTTGACGTCTCAGACAATGGCAATTCGCATGAACTACAGGAAGACGATGAACTAGAGAGCGTCCACTTTCCTGTCACACAAGTTTAA